From Varibaculum massiliense, a single genomic window includes:
- a CDS encoding WhiB family transcriptional regulator: MWNIFGEGPISSNPQSWQIGQDDQGPLSWQEQALCAQTDPEAFFPEKGGSTREAKAVCELCEVRDECLSYALENDERFGIWGGLSERERRRLRRNVG, translated from the coding sequence ATGTGGAACATATTTGGCGAGGGACCCATCTCGTCTAATCCGCAGTCCTGGCAAATTGGGCAGGATGACCAAGGCCCCCTCTCCTGGCAAGAACAAGCGCTCTGTGCCCAAACCGACCCCGAAGCATTTTTCCCCGAAAAAGGTGGTTCTACTCGGGAAGCGAAAGCGGTTTGTGAACTGTGTGAAGTTCGCGATGAATGCCTCAGTTATGCCTTAGAAAACGATGAACGCTTCGGAATCTGGGGCGGCCTATCAGAGCGGGAACGGCGCAGACTGCGGCGCAACGTGGGTTAG
- a CDS encoding glycosyltransferase family 2 protein: MAPAPETPAGYRHPSVQVFVVTQGRTPHLEQTLKALRASRYPITSLVVVDADPTSDLTPSLLRPYAPLHYSRVTAANLGQAVSAARADNLEAVDYLWLLHDDSAPDASCLGKLVQAFENSTTLGIAGPKALDWDKPETLASVGIHATRGGERLTPFDPGEVDQGQYDSISDVLAVGTAGLLVKAPLWDRLRGTNLLLSPFNEALELGRRVRMAGYRVCLVPAARIYHAQAGIYRLREYLQNQNSAATDSDKETDKARGKGNIQSPETTEQEDKQGEIPLDSEKNLQTEQFSSPPVATSDAAAFVAKEDGSLEEKNDIGEADEHEETKGDSQWQDPDEPVPHQPVYVYDPVPVTPLAGKAPREKEKSWTARRADSYIYRALTINSLLLPLWILFLPLKSVMLALYWVLRSQGQRATVEINSANRVWGSLGKILSARRIGRRQSQISRRELARLEVPASRVRENRRLVRRVNRERGQAVLKLGTVAKTQLENHTWRAQIIFWSLALFFLVISLLGMRVFLGGMHGGFWSVLPGNWHDFWILATNSWRTLSTGVSGPPDPIAYPLLVITAPFAIFGIAPTAVLRWLLILSPLGAAVSAWWASVAFTRVNSLRALTALSWGAALPLLVSVQVGNLSAVLTHVFLPLAVWGVLSYYSLRRPYLLAGVLGTEKYQPSYSRRSTAGIGALCLVMVTAGVPWLWLAALVLIFGCSLGVAIKKHLPFRRGLAYLGGGLAILIPALVTLLPSFIWALRTRSLRAYLFLTPSAFTPLSMRSQLQVMGQVLSGVPLFLGIATFVCVFLAATGALFTGRQLLATRAAWLFALLGVLIGVFSAAQMVAPGQRPWPLPAFSVLLLGLLGAAALGWSAVQPAKPGRYLLASMLAVAIVLPLTTAAAWAVPATNTPLKAGNDRAPVAFSILSASEKRTRMLLIDWEGRSYQIAMRRDAGPGMLATNWVIRTKSLGQIAAPESRVLAALVAGNDRRGATLCADLAVEQLLITKTAGEDGLNAKLTASSYFHPVSTNADYSVWRLDTSRFSPPRSDARVRIASGKQQETVPAGVLNGGKNISSSSKPRQVLLAESPSPAWKARIDDHLLQPQSEGGLQAFTIPAGTSGKLEVYFANPGRYLMIGLFLLVYLGTAAACLPLAKRGEQK, encoded by the coding sequence GTGGCTCCCGCCCCTGAAACCCCTGCCGGTTACCGGCATCCCAGCGTCCAGGTTTTCGTGGTTACGCAGGGGCGTACCCCCCATCTGGAGCAAACCTTAAAAGCGCTGCGCGCCAGTCGTTACCCGATAACTTCGCTGGTGGTAGTGGATGCTGACCCCACCAGCGACCTTACCCCCTCCCTTTTGCGTCCCTATGCCCCTTTGCACTACTCGCGGGTAACCGCCGCCAACCTGGGGCAAGCAGTCAGTGCTGCCCGGGCGGATAATCTGGAGGCCGTAGATTACCTGTGGCTGTTACATGACGATTCCGCCCCTGATGCCTCTTGCCTGGGGAAACTTGTCCAGGCGTTCGAGAATTCCACCACCTTGGGGATTGCCGGTCCGAAAGCCCTGGATTGGGATAAACCAGAAACCCTAGCCTCGGTGGGAATCCACGCCACGCGCGGCGGTGAGCGTCTCACCCCTTTCGACCCGGGCGAAGTCGACCAGGGGCAATATGACTCCATCAGTGACGTGCTGGCGGTAGGGACTGCGGGACTGCTAGTAAAAGCCCCGCTTTGGGATCGCTTGCGCGGGACAAATCTGCTGCTTAGTCCCTTTAACGAGGCTTTGGAACTGGGGCGCCGCGTACGCATGGCGGGCTACCGGGTTTGCCTGGTGCCGGCGGCACGGATTTACCACGCTCAAGCCGGTATCTATAGGCTGCGTGAATATCTGCAGAATCAAAACTCTGCTGCTACTGACAGCGATAAGGAAACCGATAAAGCCAGGGGGAAGGGAAATATCCAGTCTCCCGAGACGACGGAGCAGGAGGATAAGCAAGGGGAAATTCCCCTGGACTCAGAGAAAAACCTGCAAACAGAGCAATTTTCCTCACCGCCCGTCGCCACCAGTGATGCTGCAGCCTTCGTAGCTAAAGAAGATGGTTCTCTGGAAGAGAAAAATGATATCGGTGAAGCTGACGAGCACGAGGAAACCAAAGGGGATAGCCAGTGGCAAGATCCGGACGAGCCCGTTCCTCACCAGCCGGTTTATGTTTATGATCCGGTTCCGGTCACGCCTTTGGCTGGTAAAGCTCCGCGGGAGAAGGAAAAATCCTGGACGGCGCGACGCGCGGACAGCTATATTTATCGCGCCCTAACTATTAACTCCCTGCTGCTGCCGCTGTGGATACTGTTTCTGCCTCTAAAATCGGTGATGCTAGCCCTGTATTGGGTACTGCGTTCGCAGGGACAGCGGGCAACGGTAGAGATAAACTCCGCTAACCGGGTGTGGGGGTCATTAGGAAAGATTCTTTCAGCGCGCCGGATCGGGCGGCGGCAATCCCAGATCTCCCGGCGCGAACTTGCCCGCCTGGAAGTACCGGCTAGCAGGGTACGGGAAAACCGCCGCCTGGTTCGGCGGGTAAATCGGGAACGAGGGCAGGCAGTTCTCAAACTGGGGACGGTAGCTAAAACCCAATTGGAAAACCATACTTGGCGTGCCCAAATAATCTTCTGGTCACTCGCCCTATTTTTCCTGGTTATAAGCCTTTTGGGGATGCGAGTGTTCCTGGGAGGAATGCACGGGGGATTCTGGAGTGTTTTGCCTGGTAACTGGCATGACTTTTGGATATTGGCAACCAACTCTTGGCGCACTCTGTCCACTGGGGTGAGCGGCCCTCCTGACCCGATTGCCTATCCGCTGCTAGTAATCACCGCCCCTTTCGCTATTTTCGGGATAGCCCCCACCGCGGTTTTACGGTGGTTACTGATTTTGTCTCCACTGGGGGCTGCAGTTAGCGCCTGGTGGGCATCAGTGGCATTCACGCGGGTGAATTCCCTGCGGGCTTTAACCGCGCTCAGCTGGGGAGCGGCGTTACCCCTATTGGTTTCGGTGCAGGTCGGTAACCTGTCTGCCGTGCTGACACACGTATTTTTACCCCTGGCAGTTTGGGGAGTGCTTTCCTATTACAGTTTGCGCCGCCCCTACTTATTAGCGGGAGTTTTGGGTACCGAAAAGTATCAACCTAGCTATTCGCGCAGGTCTACAGCAGGTATCGGGGCGCTATGCCTTGTGATGGTCACTGCCGGTGTCCCTTGGCTATGGCTAGCGGCGTTAGTTCTTATCTTTGGCTGCTCCTTAGGGGTTGCCATTAAGAAGCATTTACCCTTCCGACGCGGTCTTGCTTATCTAGGTGGCGGGCTAGCGATACTGATACCCGCCCTGGTTACGTTGCTACCGTCTTTTATTTGGGCGCTGCGTACCCGCAGCCTGCGGGCATATCTGTTCCTGACGCCCTCCGCATTTACCCCGTTGTCAATGCGCTCGCAACTTCAAGTCATGGGGCAAGTATTGTCGGGTGTGCCCTTATTTTTAGGAATAGCTACTTTCGTCTGCGTATTTTTGGCTGCTACCGGAGCGTTATTTACTGGTCGCCAACTGTTAGCAACCCGCGCTGCCTGGCTATTTGCCCTTTTAGGTGTCTTAATAGGGGTGTTTTCTGCGGCACAGATGGTGGCGCCGGGGCAAAGACCGTGGCCGTTGCCCGCTTTTTCGGTGCTGCTGCTGGGCCTACTAGGGGCAGCCGCCTTAGGGTGGAGCGCGGTACAACCGGCTAAACCGGGGCGCTACCTACTCGCAAGCATGCTGGCGGTGGCAATAGTGTTGCCGCTGACCACCGCAGCTGCCTGGGCAGTTCCCGCCACCAACACCCCATTGAAGGCTGGCAACGACCGCGCCCCGGTGGCCTTCTCGATTTTATCGGCCTCAGAAAAACGCACCCGTATGCTGCTAATAGATTGGGAGGGGCGCAGCTACCAGATAGCGATGCGCCGTGACGCCGGGCCGGGGATGCTCGCCACCAACTGGGTAATCCGGACGAAATCACTCGGTCAGATTGCTGCTCCCGAAAGTCGGGTGCTGGCGGCGCTGGTAGCTGGAAATGACCGCCGGGGTGCCACCTTATGTGCCGATTTAGCGGTTGAGCAGTTGTTAATCACCAAAACGGCTGGTGAGGATGGGCTAAATGCCAAACTTACCGCCTCCAGTTATTTTCATCCGGTTTCTACTAACGCCGATTACAGCGTTTGGCGCCTAGATACCTCCAGGTTTTCGCCACCGCGTTCGGATGCGCGGGTGCGAATTGCCTCTGGCAAACAACAGGAAACGGTACCGGCCGGGGTGCTAAATGGCGGAAAAAATATCTCTTCCTCCTCAAAGCCGCGCCAAGTTTTGCTGGCAGAATCCCCCTCCCCGGCATGGAAGGCTCGGATAGACGATCACCTCCTGCAACCCCAATCTGAGGGGGGACTGCAAGCCTTTACGATTCCAGCTGGTACTTCCGGGAAACTGGAAGTGTATTTCGCTAATCCGGGGCGCTATCTGATGATAGGGCTATTTCTGCTGGTCTATCTGGGTACGGCCGCCGCCTGTCTGCCGCTAGCGAAAAGGGGGGAGCAAAAGTGA
- a CDS encoding DUF5719 family protein, whose protein sequence is MKKPASKFVISLGSALVILLAAGALSLALVKNLPAASSANDSGSEVAVPAATQQVVCPGLPGDDAKAWVQGISAAGSPPLVDSSGRTLTGQAPQAVGKSGLNLQVKPVAGKNAAAVGYVSSAGKEGENGFFADYCGVPANRAYFLTPGTTTGNASTLHLVNPAGAPVTARIQIWTEQGPLPAKVTQKVPGKGHASLVLDGQAPGFTRLGVLVESDGAGLNSWVNTTLATGAQKAGGAHLPPLASPSNQVLIPAAKITGKASLRVLNPSLAVATLQVSLLDAKGETPVPAPKKLQVARGAVFEIPLGGVKDGVGAVKLKSDQPVVAAVFAEETFADKGTLAVYPSAMPTTSGAVLINEEAGNLVFAGSRSQKITLTSGKKTQELTVKPETLSQVKLGSGVWQWQSETEIYAGQLVGDPAGTFRTIGMGKAAREIAAIAVKVNP, encoded by the coding sequence GTGAAAAAACCGGCCTCAAAATTTGTGATTTCACTGGGATCAGCGCTGGTCATTCTCCTAGCTGCCGGTGCGCTTTCCTTGGCACTAGTGAAGAATCTCCCCGCCGCCTCTAGCGCAAACGATAGCGGTAGTGAAGTGGCAGTCCCGGCAGCTACCCAGCAAGTGGTATGCCCGGGGTTGCCGGGGGACGATGCGAAGGCCTGGGTGCAAGGGATTTCTGCAGCGGGATCGCCACCGTTAGTAGATTCTTCCGGGAGGACACTGACCGGGCAAGCCCCGCAGGCAGTGGGTAAATCCGGGTTGAACTTGCAGGTAAAACCGGTGGCGGGGAAAAATGCGGCCGCCGTGGGATACGTAAGTAGCGCCGGAAAAGAGGGCGAAAACGGGTTTTTTGCTGATTATTGTGGTGTCCCGGCAAATCGTGCCTATTTCCTTACCCCCGGAACTACCACCGGCAATGCTTCTACTTTGCATCTGGTGAACCCGGCAGGAGCGCCGGTAACTGCCCGGATTCAAATCTGGACAGAACAGGGACCGCTACCAGCCAAAGTGACGCAAAAAGTTCCCGGGAAAGGTCATGCCTCCCTAGTACTTGACGGGCAAGCGCCCGGTTTTACCCGCCTGGGAGTTTTAGTTGAATCTGACGGAGCCGGGTTGAACTCTTGGGTGAACACCACTTTGGCTACCGGAGCCCAAAAAGCGGGAGGTGCGCATTTGCCGCCCCTGGCGTCACCGAGCAATCAGGTGCTGATTCCGGCAGCCAAAATTACTGGTAAAGCTAGTTTACGGGTGCTTAATCCCAGCTTAGCGGTGGCGACCCTCCAGGTATCGTTACTGGATGCCAAGGGGGAAACCCCGGTGCCGGCTCCTAAAAAGTTGCAGGTAGCTAGGGGAGCGGTTTTTGAAATTCCGCTAGGGGGAGTTAAAGACGGGGTAGGAGCAGTTAAACTTAAATCCGATCAGCCGGTGGTGGCAGCAGTTTTCGCGGAAGAAACCTTCGCCGACAAAGGAACTTTGGCAGTGTATCCCTCAGCTATGCCAACTACTTCAGGGGCGGTGCTGATTAACGAGGAAGCAGGGAACCTGGTATTTGCAGGTAGTAGATCCCAAAAAATTACTTTGACTTCTGGCAAAAAAACACAGGAGCTAACGGTCAAACCTGAAACGTTATCACAGGTAAAACTGGGCAGTGGTGTTTGGCAGTGGCAAAGTGAAACCGAGATTTATGCCGGGCAGTTGGTGGGGGATCCCGCCGGCACTTTCCGCACGATTGGGATGGGGAAAGCAGCTCGGGAAATAGCCGCCATTGCGGTAAAAGTTAATCCCTAG
- a CDS encoding DUF3499 domain-containing protein, with protein sequence MRVTRSCSKTGCNQVAAATLTYVYKDSTVVLGPLATQAEPHAYDLCAEHANTLTAPRGWQVVRLASEFSPAEPSDDDLEALANVVREASKRRHLSTSKVNKNWDGRLSPEATSGGSGHPGCEYDVNAKQGVRPAPHCAPEKRRGHLRLLPGGLPDQTE encoded by the coding sequence GTGCGGGTAACTAGATCATGTTCCAAAACTGGCTGCAACCAAGTGGCGGCAGCCACTTTAACCTACGTATATAAAGATTCTACGGTCGTCCTCGGCCCCCTCGCTACCCAAGCAGAACCGCACGCCTACGATCTGTGCGCCGAGCACGCCAATACTTTGACTGCCCCTAGAGGATGGCAAGTAGTGCGGCTAGCCAGCGAGTTCAGTCCGGCAGAGCCCAGTGATGACGATTTAGAGGCCCTGGCAAACGTGGTGCGGGAAGCCTCTAAGCGTCGCCACCTTTCCACTTCAAAAGTAAATAAAAATTGGGACGGACGCCTCAGTCCGGAAGCTACCAGCGGCGGAAGTGGGCATCCGGGATGCGAATATGACGTAAATGCCAAGCAAGGAGTGCGCCCGGCACCCCACTGTGCCCCTGAGAAACGCCGCGGTCATTTGCGGCTGTTACCGGGGGGACTACCCGACCAGACAGAGTAG
- a CDS encoding metallopeptidase family protein: MRGLTGNRRDRHGRGARGVTFLPVVPAWRTRREKFDQLVVDLATLAARKHPEVGRIEFGVEDIPPSDPAEWESPHAVLGRLFPADKSGKLATRIVVYRLPIQWRCRTTQDTEQAVKAVLAEHLSSEIGCLPEEVFPA; encoded by the coding sequence GTGAGGGGTTTGACAGGGAACCGGCGAGATCGCCACGGACGAGGCGCCCGGGGAGTTACTTTTTTACCGGTAGTTCCGGCCTGGAGGACGCGGCGGGAAAAATTTGACCAACTGGTGGTGGACTTGGCGACCCTAGCTGCCCGCAAACACCCGGAAGTGGGTCGTATCGAATTTGGGGTGGAAGATATCCCTCCTTCGGATCCGGCCGAGTGGGAATCTCCGCATGCGGTCTTAGGGCGGCTATTTCCTGCGGATAAAAGTGGGAAACTGGCTACCCGAATTGTAGTTTACCGGCTGCCCATCCAATGGCGTTGCCGCACCACACAAGATACCGAACAAGCAGTAAAAGCGGTTCTCGCGGAGCATTTAAGCAGTGAAATTGGCTGCCTGCCCGAAGAGGTGTTCCCCGCCTAA
- the mtrB gene encoding MtrAB system histidine kinase MtrB: MDTQTPTHQTAQIEAPSSFWGLLRQKQWRQSLQVLGSKIAQLPVIRFFLSSITARLTAVMALATAIMMVILIVSVTAHVSNGIFQKRLNIVLQDASLRKQSLQTSLDSLVVDSVSGVQDAAYTLISDQRDASAGAGGVGAMLLKDPNESRPLAINEIIDPEQRSLITKSLRKAVQQEGGIHWQSVSLRNSQGEKVPGIVVGTRVVLPLVGNYETYLVYSLAYEQQTIYLVNQVLILGTAVLLGVLTVLMAAVSYSILSPARRAAKAARKVSAGNLQIHLPVRGTDELAQLSQALNNMATYLREQISDYEELSTLQQRFVSDVSHELRTPLATIRMAADLIYDERDQLSETNARSATILHRQVDRFDKMLADLIEISRIDASVAQLSLSEVDIASLVAAVVESNKALAESMGVEIELETFGDTVAEVDSTRITRIAQNLVVNAIEFAESKPVQISIAGSDTAVAFQVRDHGPGMTDAVAQHVFDRFYRADPSRKRTTGGTGLGLAISAEDAALHSGLLTVLSCPQQGSAFTLLLPRHQGQEIDDIPAQVENQDLVAARQVWAIDHPEDVILSENLEESSLQVHQVRTEVPLGTEPVSREEGLPRMPAELPAEILEATPAHPLPRMPENDSVIDIQERIKNLEDSGTKESDNDPAGEIS, encoded by the coding sequence ATGGATACGCAAACCCCAACCCATCAAACTGCGCAAATAGAAGCGCCGAGTAGTTTTTGGGGATTGCTCCGGCAAAAGCAGTGGCGGCAGAGCTTGCAGGTTCTGGGAAGTAAAATCGCGCAGTTGCCGGTTATCCGCTTTTTTCTATCCTCTATTACCGCCCGGCTAACAGCGGTAATGGCGCTGGCTACCGCGATTATGATGGTTATTTTGATTGTCTCCGTAACCGCGCATGTTTCAAACGGGATTTTTCAAAAACGCCTGAATATTGTTTTACAAGATGCCTCTTTGCGCAAGCAAAGTTTGCAGACTTCTTTAGATTCGCTAGTAGTCGATTCGGTGAGCGGAGTACAAGACGCGGCCTATACCCTAATTTCGGATCAACGCGATGCCTCGGCGGGTGCCGGTGGCGTGGGGGCGATGCTACTAAAAGACCCGAATGAAAGTCGTCCCCTGGCGATTAACGAGATTATCGATCCCGAACAACGAAGCCTGATTACCAAGAGTTTGCGGAAAGCAGTCCAGCAGGAAGGAGGTATTCACTGGCAGTCGGTTTCCTTAAGGAATTCGCAGGGAGAAAAGGTGCCCGGAATTGTGGTCGGTACCCGCGTGGTGCTGCCACTAGTAGGTAATTATGAAACCTATCTGGTCTATTCATTAGCTTACGAACAGCAAACCATTTATTTGGTTAATCAGGTGTTAATCCTGGGAACTGCGGTGCTGCTCGGGGTGTTGACAGTGCTGATGGCGGCAGTTTCCTACTCAATTTTATCGCCAGCGCGGCGAGCTGCTAAGGCAGCACGTAAAGTCTCCGCTGGTAACCTGCAAATTCATCTGCCGGTACGGGGCACAGATGAGTTAGCTCAACTGTCCCAAGCCCTAAATAACATGGCGACCTATCTGCGGGAACAGATTAGCGACTATGAAGAACTTTCTACTTTGCAGCAGCGTTTTGTATCCGATGTTTCCCACGAACTGCGCACCCCCCTAGCTACTATCCGGATGGCGGCAGATTTAATCTACGATGAACGTGACCAGCTTTCAGAAACCAATGCGCGATCCGCTACAATTTTGCATCGCCAAGTGGATCGTTTCGACAAAATGTTGGCGGATCTCATCGAGATTTCCCGGATTGATGCTTCAGTGGCGCAACTTTCACTATCGGAAGTCGATATCGCCTCCCTGGTAGCAGCGGTGGTGGAGTCAAATAAGGCACTGGCAGAAAGCATGGGGGTGGAAATTGAACTGGAAACTTTCGGTGACACGGTAGCGGAAGTAGATTCCACTCGTATCACTCGGATTGCCCAGAACTTGGTGGTGAACGCGATTGAGTTCGCGGAAAGTAAACCGGTGCAGATTAGCATTGCAGGTTCAGATACGGCGGTGGCTTTCCAGGTGCGCGATCACGGCCCCGGGATGACGGACGCAGTCGCCCAACACGTTTTCGACCGCTTTTACCGCGCGGATCCTTCCCGCAAACGCACCACCGGGGGCACCGGTCTGGGGCTGGCGATATCTGCCGAGGACGCAGCGCTGCATTCCGGGTTGCTAACGGTTTTGTCCTGTCCTCAGCAGGGATCGGCTTTCACCTTGTTACTGCCTCGCCACCAGGGGCAGGAAATCGATGATATCCCGGCGCAGGTAGAAAATCAGGATCTGGTCGCTGCCCGCCAAGTATGGGCAATCGATCACCCTGAGGACGTTATCTTATCGGAGAACCTGGAGGAATCGTCTTTGCAGGTGCATCAAGTGCGCACTGAAGTTCCTCTAGGGACCGAACCGGTAAGCAGGGAAGAGGGATTACCGCGCATGCCCGCGGAGCTGCCAGCCGAGATTTTGGAAGCTACTCCGGCACACCCCTTGCCACGAATGCCCGAAAATGACAGCGTGATTGATATTCAGGAGCGAATCAAGAATCTAGAGGATTCCGGAACTAAAGAATCAGATAACGACCCTGCGGGAGAAATCTCATGA
- the mtrA gene encoding MtrAB system response regulator MtrA, with amino-acid sequence MTVKILVVDDDEALAEMVGIVMSTEGYKSVFCHHGDQAFDVFQESQPDLVLLDVMLPGKDGVEICRQIRGVSDLPIIMLTAKSDTADVVAGLEAGADDYIPKPFKPKELIARIKARLRGRTNEEQGEDVDLGDLRIDVAAHEVFRSGERVDLTPLEFDLLLTLARSPWKAFSREELLEEIWGYRHANTDTRLVNVHVQRLRAKIEEDPEHPKIVRTVRGVGYRAGGN; translated from the coding sequence ATGACCGTGAAAATTTTGGTAGTGGATGACGATGAGGCACTCGCGGAAATGGTGGGCATCGTGATGTCAACCGAGGGGTATAAATCTGTTTTTTGTCACCACGGTGACCAGGCATTTGATGTTTTCCAGGAGAGTCAACCCGATCTGGTGCTGCTGGATGTAATGTTGCCCGGCAAAGACGGGGTGGAAATCTGCCGGCAGATTCGCGGGGTATCTGACCTGCCCATCATCATGCTCACCGCAAAATCAGATACTGCCGATGTGGTAGCCGGCCTGGAAGCGGGAGCCGATGACTATATCCCTAAGCCTTTTAAACCTAAAGAACTGATAGCCAGGATTAAGGCGCGGCTGCGGGGACGCACCAACGAGGAGCAGGGCGAGGACGTAGACCTAGGGGATTTACGTATTGATGTGGCTGCCCACGAGGTTTTCCGCAGTGGGGAGCGCGTTGATTTAACTCCTTTAGAGTTCGACCTGCTATTGACCTTGGCACGTTCACCTTGGAAAGCTTTTAGTCGCGAAGAGCTGTTGGAAGAAATTTGGGGTTACCGCCATGCCAACACCGATACTCGCCTCGTTAATGTACACGTGCAGCGGCTGCGAGCCAAAATCGAGGAAGACCCTGAGCATCCCAAGATTGTGCGTACCGTGCGCGGAGTTGGCTACCGTGCTGGAGGCAACTAG
- a CDS encoding TIGR03089 family protein, whose product MDEEYSWDNHWVSALAGIPSPRLTWYGEDRIELSGQVVSNWVIKTQNLLAGDLAAEPGGVLALGLGSSWRDLLWRIAGWGLGLTVKSLGESTAANQELASDPDLVACAVTAPESGACFLKSGIETYLVSPSPLAWRYPEALPAGFLDGNREVLSQADQLLFPLPNQTSPIGDSSFETYEDRRLIPDFFRWCEQNCPGRRILIKVTADSNPQALALVIGQIWRYQGAAVVLEPNCGEIEKISSLEHITKAIELNCR is encoded by the coding sequence ATGGATGAAGAATATTCCTGGGATAACCACTGGGTGAGCGCCCTTGCCGGGATTCCTTCCCCCCGTCTTACCTGGTACGGCGAGGATCGCATAGAACTATCGGGACAAGTGGTCAGTAACTGGGTAATAAAAACCCAAAATCTTTTGGCCGGGGACCTAGCAGCCGAACCCGGAGGGGTTTTAGCTCTAGGATTAGGTTCTTCCTGGCGAGATCTGCTCTGGCGGATCGCAGGCTGGGGATTAGGGTTAACCGTTAAGAGCTTGGGGGAATCGACAGCTGCTAACCAGGAGCTAGCCTCCGATCCGGATTTAGTTGCTTGCGCGGTTACTGCCCCGGAAAGTGGAGCCTGTTTTCTAAAATCTGGAATCGAAACCTATCTGGTGAGTCCATCTCCGTTAGCTTGGCGCTACCCGGAGGCTTTACCTGCGGGATTCCTTGATGGAAACCGGGAAGTACTTTCTCAAGCTGACCAGTTGCTTTTTCCCTTACCTAACCAAACCAGCCCGATAGGCGATTCCTCTTTTGAAACATATGAAGATAGACGACTAATTCCTGATTTTTTTCGCTGGTGCGAACAGAACTGTCCGGGGCGTCGAATCCTAATCAAAGTAACCGCGGATTCGAATCCGCAAGCTTTAGCTCTAGTCATCGGGCAGATTTGGCGTTATCAGGGCGCTGCGGTCGTCCTAGAGCCAAATTGTGGTGAAATCGAGAAAATTTCTTCTCTAGAACACATAACCAAAGCTATTGAGCTTAACTGCAGGTAA